Proteins co-encoded in one Kocuria flava genomic window:
- a CDS encoding multicopper oxidase domain-containing protein yields MSLVISAPRPHGRASWHRRSAAPIRIWMGVLLVVILVHRWVPDFRWVMVHLVTLGLITNSIMVWSQHFTESLLKNRLPDGARRRQLARIRMLNVGIVLLIAGLLSTWYWLTVLAAVLIGAALTWHGTALLGQLRTALPSRFAVTVKYYVVAAFLLPVGAVLGVVLAAGLSAPWHARVLVAHEAANVLGFVGLTVAGTLLTLWPTILRTRMFGFSSRITAVALPGMTGGVVTTVVGSLLGMQWMTVAGLAAYICGLAAVVVAMAGTAFRRRPADYAGFSVAAGVMWWLATTAAFAWLVGVRGFETAALRQLTVPFVAGFLVQTLLGAMTYLLPVTMGGGPATVRAANQVINRAAMFRVVVINLCVLLFSLPPGLLPSWVRAVVSVLGAAAFFAFVPLMICAVKVSVAGRKAAAAQQARTGTPVPGPVPPTAAVLPSRHARGAVVGVLTVATAVVVGIALNPAAVGFDLRAQGAGTVQPTGRTTTVQVSAEEGMRFEPASVEVPVGDELVIELTNNDPTNVHDLVLASGASSGRVAHGQSVTVDVGVIGEPVEGWCSIVGHKTMGMSFDVVAVGSDGAAVDMAPAPVREVAGHTGPHTSTAESAADPAASVDFDAAPGDPFETRSPVLEPMNGELVNGRRVHRVELDVEETPQEIAPGVQLQGWTYNGRYMGPTLHGQVGDVFEITLVNDGSMGHSVDFHAGALAPDGPMRTIAPGESLVYRFEAVRSGIWLYHCSTAPMSTHLAAGMFGAVVIDPPGLPAVDREYLLVQNATYLSPAGDTADEGANAVVEPGGIARGVPSLTMFNGHATQYVHDPLTAQTGERVRIWVLAAGPSKAMSFHVVGGQFDTVYKEGAYLLPPGGTGPGGAQALDLAPAQGGFVELEFSEPGTYPFVNHSLAEAERGARGLIQVSP; encoded by the coding sequence ATGAGTCTCGTGATCAGCGCCCCACGGCCCCACGGCCGCGCTTCGTGGCATCGCCGGAGTGCCGCACCGATCCGCATCTGGATGGGCGTGCTGCTGGTCGTCATTCTGGTCCATCGCTGGGTTCCTGACTTCCGCTGGGTGATGGTGCACCTGGTGACCCTGGGCTTGATCACCAATTCGATCATGGTGTGGTCCCAGCACTTCACCGAGTCGTTGCTGAAGAACCGGCTGCCTGATGGCGCCAGGAGACGGCAACTGGCCCGCATCCGCATGCTCAACGTCGGGATCGTGCTGCTGATCGCCGGATTGCTGAGCACCTGGTACTGGCTGACCGTGCTGGCGGCGGTCCTGATCGGGGCGGCGCTGACCTGGCACGGGACTGCGTTGCTGGGGCAGCTGCGCACGGCGCTGCCGTCGCGGTTCGCTGTGACCGTGAAGTATTACGTGGTGGCGGCCTTCCTGCTGCCCGTCGGGGCCGTGCTGGGGGTCGTGCTGGCCGCTGGGCTGTCCGCGCCGTGGCATGCCCGGGTTCTCGTGGCCCACGAGGCGGCCAATGTGCTGGGTTTCGTGGGGCTGACGGTCGCGGGCACGTTGCTGACGCTGTGGCCCACGATTCTGCGCACCCGCATGTTCGGTTTTTCCTCCCGGATCACCGCAGTCGCCCTGCCGGGGATGACCGGCGGGGTCGTGACCACGGTCGTGGGGTCCCTGCTCGGGATGCAGTGGATGACGGTCGCCGGTTTGGCCGCCTACATCTGCGGGTTGGCGGCCGTGGTGGTGGCCATGGCCGGCACCGCTTTCCGACGGCGGCCGGCCGACTATGCCGGTTTCTCCGTGGCTGCCGGGGTGATGTGGTGGTTGGCTACGACGGCGGCGTTCGCCTGGCTGGTGGGCGTGCGCGGGTTCGAGACCGCGGCGCTGCGGCAGCTAACCGTACCGTTCGTGGCCGGTTTTCTGGTCCAAACTCTGCTGGGAGCCATGACTTATCTACTGCCTGTCACCATGGGCGGCGGTCCAGCGACCGTGCGGGCAGCCAATCAGGTGATCAATCGGGCGGCCATGTTCCGTGTGGTGGTCATCAATCTGTGTGTGCTGCTTTTCAGTCTGCCTCCCGGTCTGCTGCCGTCCTGGGTGCGGGCTGTGGTTTCGGTGCTGGGGGCCGCGGCGTTCTTCGCCTTCGTTCCTCTGATGATCTGCGCGGTCAAGGTCTCGGTGGCCGGGCGTAAGGCCGCTGCGGCACAGCAGGCTCGGACGGGCACACCAGTACCGGGTCCGGTTCCGCCGACCGCGGCAGTCCTGCCCTCCAGGCATGCCCGCGGGGCGGTGGTCGGGGTCCTCACCGTGGCCACCGCGGTGGTGGTGGGCATCGCCCTGAATCCGGCAGCGGTCGGCTTCGACCTTCGCGCTCAGGGCGCCGGCACGGTGCAACCCACCGGGAGGACCACGACCGTGCAGGTCAGCGCCGAGGAGGGCATGCGGTTCGAGCCGGCCTCGGTGGAGGTCCCGGTGGGTGACGAACTGGTGATCGAACTGACGAACAACGACCCGACGAACGTTCACGACCTCGTGTTGGCCTCCGGGGCCAGCAGCGGCAGGGTGGCCCACGGGCAGAGTGTGACCGTGGACGTCGGGGTGATCGGGGAGCCGGTGGAGGGTTGGTGCTCGATCGTCGGGCACAAGACCATGGGGATGAGCTTCGACGTCGTCGCGGTCGGCTCCGACGGTGCTGCCGTGGACATGGCACCGGCTCCGGTCCGGGAGGTGGCCGGACACACCGGCCCCCATACATCCACCGCGGAGTCGGCTGCGGATCCGGCCGCGTCCGTGGACTTCGACGCCGCACCCGGGGATCCGTTCGAGACCCGTTCCCCGGTGCTGGAGCCGATGAACGGCGAACTGGTGAACGGGCGCCGGGTTCACCGGGTGGAACTCGACGTCGAGGAGACACCTCAAGAGATCGCCCCGGGGGTGCAGCTGCAGGGTTGGACCTACAACGGCCGGTACATGGGCCCGACGCTGCACGGGCAGGTGGGCGATGTCTTCGAGATCACCCTGGTCAATGACGGATCGATGGGGCATTCGGTGGACTTCCACGCCGGTGCACTCGCCCCGGACGGACCGATGCGCACCATCGCCCCGGGAGAGTCGTTGGTCTACCGGTTTGAGGCCGTCCGCTCAGGCATCTGGCTCTACCACTGCTCCACCGCGCCCATGAGCACGCATCTGGCGGCCGGGATGTTCGGTGCCGTGGTGATCGACCCGCCCGGTCTGCCGGCGGTGGATCGGGAGTACCTACTGGTGCAGAACGCGACCTACCTGTCCCCGGCCGGGGACACCGCCGATGAAGGGGCGAACGCGGTGGTGGAACCGGGGGGCATCGCGCGCGGCGTGCCGTCGCTGACGATGTTCAACGGGCACGCCACCCAGTACGTCCACGACCCGCTCACCGCGCAGACCGGTGAACGGGTGCGGATCTGGGTGCTGGCCGCCGGGCCGTCGAAGGCGATGAGCTTCCATGTGGTGGGTGGACAGTTCGACACCGTCTACAAGGAAGGCGCCTACCTCCTGCCTCCCGGCGGGACCGGACCGGGCGGGGCCCAGGCCCTGGACCTGGCACCGGCCCAGGGCGGGTTCGTGGAGCTGGAGTTCTCCGAGCCCGGCACCTACCCGTTCGTCAATCATTCCCTGGCCGAGGCCGAGCGCGGGGCCCGAGGGTTGATCCAGGTCTCCCCGTGA
- a CDS encoding pyridoxamine 5'-phosphate oxidase family protein translates to MTAEYGDGIETLSASACWTLLRATDIGRLAVWVADHPEIFPINYVVDHSSLVFRTAEGTKLSAALSGVPVALEIDGYEASVNRAWSVVVKGRSEQIRGIEELTDTLSLPLLPWQSGPKGRFVRIHPTAVSGRRFQVADPKAWRTPLSEAPRSPVD, encoded by the coding sequence ATGACCGCGGAGTACGGGGATGGAATCGAAACGCTGTCGGCCAGTGCCTGTTGGACGCTGCTGCGTGCCACGGACATCGGCCGTCTGGCGGTTTGGGTGGCAGATCACCCGGAGATCTTTCCGATCAACTACGTGGTGGATCACAGCAGCTTGGTGTTCCGCACCGCAGAAGGCACCAAGCTCTCGGCGGCTCTGTCCGGTGTGCCCGTGGCCCTGGAGATCGACGGGTACGAGGCGTCGGTCAATCGGGCGTGGAGCGTGGTGGTCAAGGGACGGTCCGAGCAGATCCGCGGTATCGAGGAACTGACCGATACGCTGAGCCTGCCGCTGCTGCCGTGGCAGAGTGGACCGAAGGGACGATTCGTGCGCATCCACCCCACTGCCGTGTCGGGACGCCGGTTCCAGGTGGCCGATCCGAAGGCGTGGCGCACCCCCTTGTCGGAGGCACCGCGGTCGCCAGTGGACTGA
- the moaA gene encoding GTP 3',8-cyclase MoaA produces the protein MSVSLGLPQIRSAGPAPSPAPPRAGLVDRHGRRATDLRLSVIDKCNLRCTYCMPADGLPWLPAAQLMTPGEITRIVGVGVRQLGVTELRLTGGEPLVRRDLEDVVAGVRAAHRDLPISLTTNGIGLAARAPALARAGLTRINISLDSLDAETFRRLARRDRLADVLAGAEAAAAAGLTPVKINAVLMRGINDHEAPDLLAWALEHGFALRFIEQMPLDADHGWTRADMVTAAQIRDRLATRFRLVPHPGARDGAPAELWDVRSVPAEDESEPLGTVGIIASVTEPFCADCTRTRITAEGRVRSCLFSHEEVDLLDMLRAGATDAQLAHRWRAAMWAKPAAHGMEHTGLDSPDYVQPERSMSAIGG, from the coding sequence ATGAGCGTTTCCCTGGGACTTCCGCAGATCCGCAGTGCGGGACCGGCGCCCAGTCCCGCCCCGCCCCGGGCGGGACTGGTGGACCGCCACGGCCGCCGCGCCACCGATCTGCGGCTGTCGGTGATCGACAAGTGCAATCTGCGCTGCACCTATTGCATGCCCGCCGACGGCCTGCCCTGGCTGCCCGCCGCCCAGCTGATGACCCCCGGCGAGATCACCCGGATCGTCGGCGTCGGGGTGCGGCAGCTCGGCGTGACCGAGCTGCGCCTGACCGGCGGGGAGCCCCTGGTCCGCCGCGACCTCGAGGACGTCGTCGCCGGGGTGCGCGCGGCGCACCGGGACCTGCCGATCTCGCTGACCACCAACGGCATCGGCCTCGCCGCCCGCGCGCCCGCCCTGGCGCGGGCCGGGCTGACCCGGATCAACATCTCCCTGGACAGCCTGGACGCCGAGACCTTCCGCCGGCTCGCCCGCCGCGACCGGCTCGCCGACGTGCTGGCCGGGGCCGAGGCCGCCGCGGCGGCCGGACTGACCCCGGTGAAGATCAACGCGGTGCTCATGCGCGGGATCAACGACCACGAAGCCCCCGACCTGCTGGCCTGGGCGCTCGAGCACGGCTTCGCGCTGCGCTTCATCGAGCAGATGCCCCTGGACGCCGACCACGGCTGGACCCGGGCAGACATGGTCACCGCCGCGCAGATCCGCGACCGGCTGGCCACCCGGTTCCGGCTCGTCCCGCACCCGGGGGCCCGTGACGGCGCCCCGGCCGAACTGTGGGACGTACGCTCGGTACCGGCCGAGGACGAAAGCGAGCCGCTGGGCACCGTGGGGATCATCGCCTCCGTCACGGAGCCGTTCTGCGCCGACTGCACCCGCACCAGGATCACCGCCGAGGGCCGGGTCCGCTCCTGCCTGTTCTCCCACGAAGAAGTGGACCTGCTGGACATGCTGCGCGCCGGGGCCACCGATGCGCAGCTGGCTCACCGGTGGCGGGCGGCGATGTGGGCCAAGCCCGCCGCCCACGGGATGGAGCACACCGGCCTGGACAGCCCTGACTACGTCCAGCCGGAGCGCTCGATGAGCGCGATCGGGGGCTGA
- a CDS encoding tyrosine-type recombinase/integrase, with protein MFEAMLDGWRAQQLARGLTATFILSSCRLVVRFQEHSNEYPWRWSAHHLDEFLADRRSRERPVTLATLRANAGAIRMFCAYLTDPRYGWAGLCEQVFGDVPTQVVFEWNAPRHRTDDAVPPARRSLTKEELQRFFDTVVDVVDAEFAKGSKRWLPALRDSIAFKVAYAYGLRRRELAMLEHVDFGPNPHVPAYQGFGAVQVRWAKGVAGSGPRRRTVLTVPEFDWVVDLLQFWLSPAGRQRFATADRSNLMWPSERSGAAVVRTFDRSFQQIRQLAGLPEKLSLHALRHSYVTHLIEAGYDPLFIQQQVGHSYSSTTALYTSVSADFKHKTVQKMIATRLATTHQEVPDA; from the coding sequence GTGTTCGAGGCGATGCTGGATGGGTGGCGGGCCCAGCAACTGGCCCGTGGACTGACGGCGACATTCATCCTCTCCTCCTGCCGGCTGGTGGTCCGGTTCCAGGAGCACTCCAACGAGTACCCGTGGCGGTGGTCGGCCCATCACCTGGACGAGTTCCTGGCCGATCGACGTAGCCGGGAACGGCCGGTGACTCTGGCGACGCTGCGGGCCAATGCCGGGGCGATCCGGATGTTCTGCGCCTATCTCACCGACCCCCGGTACGGCTGGGCGGGCCTGTGCGAGCAGGTGTTCGGGGACGTGCCGACCCAGGTGGTCTTCGAGTGGAACGCTCCCCGGCACCGCACCGATGACGCGGTGCCCCCGGCACGGCGGTCTCTGACCAAGGAGGAGTTGCAGCGCTTCTTCGACACCGTCGTCGATGTGGTCGACGCCGAGTTCGCCAAGGGATCCAAGCGGTGGCTGCCCGCGCTGCGGGACTCGATCGCGTTCAAGGTCGCCTACGCCTACGGGCTGCGCCGCCGTGAGCTGGCGATGCTGGAGCATGTCGATTTCGGCCCCAACCCACACGTACCCGCCTACCAGGGCTTCGGCGCTGTGCAGGTGCGCTGGGCGAAAGGGGTGGCCGGGTCGGGCCCGCGTCGGCGCACCGTGCTGACCGTGCCGGAGTTCGACTGGGTGGTCGACCTGCTTCAGTTCTGGCTTTCCCCGGCGGGCCGGCAACGGTTCGCCACCGCGGACCGCTCAAACCTGATGTGGCCCTCGGAACGGTCCGGGGCCGCGGTCGTGCGGACCTTCGACCGGTCCTTCCAGCAGATCCGCCAGCTGGCGGGCCTGCCCGAGAAGCTGTCGCTGCACGCGCTGCGCCACTCCTACGTCACCCATCTGATCGAGGCCGGCTACGACCCGTTGTTTATCCAGCAGCAGGTCGGGCACAGCTACTCCTCCACCACTGCGCTCTACACCTCGGTCTCGGCCGACTTCAAGCACAAGACCGTCCAGAAGATGATCGCCACCCGGCTGGCCACCACCCACCAGGAGGTCCCTGATGCCTGA
- a CDS encoding DUF6457 domain-containing protein, whose protein sequence is MAKKMTLEERRLLCAWIDQLRTDFELDAMDVPLEDLLALAGVVSTGVARPAVPVTAYVAGYLTALRTRKTPDHGAAHTIQDVIAVVPAPAANPQDT, encoded by the coding sequence ATGGCGAAGAAGATGACCCTGGAGGAACGGCGCCTGCTCTGCGCATGGATCGACCAGCTCAGAACCGACTTCGAGCTAGACGCCATGGACGTGCCTCTGGAAGACCTGCTGGCCTTGGCCGGGGTGGTCTCCACCGGGGTGGCCCGCCCCGCTGTGCCGGTCACGGCCTATGTCGCCGGATACCTCACGGCTCTACGCACCCGGAAGACACCGGATCACGGCGCCGCCCACACCATCCAGGACGTCATCGCGGTCGTACCGGCACCTGCTGCGAATCCACAAGACACCTGA
- a CDS encoding Fis family transcriptional regulator: MTWPIPCARCQGHHEIVATWPDGPVCRYCYQAAKRTTGTCACGHTGVLPGRLDGRPTCRDCSGIAVNLDCRTCRAEAELHSNGQCWACVLAATVDRLLADPRTDRIRPALLPVATALKTMTRPNSGLTWLHQPHVTAFLTGLATAPAITHEALDELPASRTREYVRALLLAHGALPIRDELVVRYDDWATAALARVTTGDHRKVLRRFIRWHHQRRLQAMTPVPYGTFLSAKQSTTVAIDFLNWLTTHGIQMPGLQQAHLDQWQTEGPTTRQTAHGFLNWAITSQLVDPTLTMTPHRRGTSPRLNLTDQHRALHRVTVSGDLPARDRAAAILVLVFGQQIKDVVKLTWQDVTVTDELVTLVLGADPIALPAPLDEPWRALAAAPGHDATAAHPNSPWVFRSSLPGQHLSAGHLRHRLSTHFSARAARLGTLHELTKHAPVAIIADTLGYAPATIAHHATASSAGYAQYVAAIRATQKGEPTP, from the coding sequence GTGACCTGGCCCATCCCGTGCGCCCGGTGTCAGGGTCACCATGAGATCGTCGCCACCTGGCCCGACGGGCCCGTCTGCCGGTACTGCTATCAGGCGGCCAAACGCACCACCGGCACCTGCGCCTGCGGCCACACGGGCGTGCTGCCCGGGCGCCTCGACGGGCGCCCCACCTGTCGCGACTGCAGCGGGATCGCCGTGAACCTCGACTGCCGCACCTGTAGGGCCGAGGCCGAGCTGCACTCCAACGGCCAGTGCTGGGCCTGCGTACTGGCCGCCACCGTCGACCGGCTACTCGCCGACCCGCGCACCGACCGGATTCGCCCGGCCCTTCTCCCGGTGGCCACCGCGCTGAAGACGATGACCCGGCCCAACAGCGGGCTGACCTGGCTCCATCAGCCTCACGTCACAGCGTTTCTCACCGGCCTCGCAACCGCCCCGGCCATCACCCACGAGGCCCTCGACGAGCTGCCGGCTTCTCGTACCCGCGAGTACGTCCGGGCCCTGCTCCTCGCCCACGGCGCCCTGCCCATCCGGGACGAACTGGTCGTCCGCTACGACGACTGGGCCACCGCCGCACTGGCCCGGGTCACCACCGGCGACCACCGCAAGGTCCTCCGACGGTTCATCCGCTGGCACCACCAACGCCGCCTGCAGGCCATGACCCCCGTGCCCTACGGCACGTTCCTGTCCGCCAAGCAGTCCACCACGGTGGCCATCGACTTCCTCAACTGGCTCACCACCCACGGAATCCAGATGCCCGGCCTGCAACAAGCCCATCTGGACCAGTGGCAGACCGAAGGGCCCACCACCCGCCAGACCGCCCATGGATTCCTGAACTGGGCCATCACCTCCCAGCTCGTCGACCCCACCCTGACCATGACGCCGCACCGCCGCGGCACCAGCCCCAGGCTCAACCTCACCGACCAGCACCGGGCCCTCCACCGCGTCACCGTCAGCGGCGACCTCCCGGCCCGCGACCGTGCTGCGGCGATCCTTGTGCTCGTCTTCGGCCAGCAGATCAAAGACGTCGTGAAGCTGACCTGGCAGGACGTCACGGTCACCGACGAGCTGGTCACCCTCGTCCTCGGCGCCGACCCGATCGCCCTGCCCGCCCCGCTCGATGAACCCTGGCGCGCCCTGGCAGCCGCACCGGGCCACGACGCCACCGCAGCACACCCGAACAGCCCGTGGGTGTTCCGAAGCAGTCTCCCCGGCCAGCACCTGAGCGCCGGGCACCTCAGGCACCGGCTGAGCACGCACTTCAGCGCCCGGGCGGCCCGGCTGGGCACCCTGCACGAGCTCACCAAGCACGCTCCCGTAGCGATCATCGCCGACACCCTCGGCTATGCCCCCGCCACCATCGCCCACCACGCCACCGCGTCCTCGGCCGGCTACGCCCAGTACGTCGCGGCCATCCGCGCCACCCAGAAAGGCGAGCCAACTCCCTGA
- the mobA gene encoding molybdenum cofactor guanylyltransferase produces MSTPTGAPVFHVVVLAGGRSSRLGGTPKAGLRRDGRTLVELTVDAVQGAAGVVVVGPADLAIPAGVLRTREDPPFSGPAAGIAAGLAALEALSEADWTMTLACDMPEVARAVPLLLAAARAAPEADGHIGVTPEGRRQPLVALYRTEALRAAYADQDPTNRSVRSFTHDLLLQEVTVGEDATADVDTWDDVHTFRLS; encoded by the coding sequence ATGAGCACCCCAACCGGCGCTCCGGTCTTCCATGTTGTGGTCCTGGCCGGGGGCCGATCCTCCCGGCTGGGCGGCACACCCAAGGCGGGCCTACGGCGAGACGGGCGCACCCTCGTGGAGCTCACGGTGGACGCGGTGCAGGGGGCCGCCGGGGTCGTTGTGGTTGGACCCGCGGACCTGGCCATCCCCGCCGGCGTGCTGCGGACCCGGGAGGACCCTCCGTTCTCCGGACCGGCTGCGGGCATCGCGGCCGGGCTGGCCGCGCTCGAGGCGCTGTCGGAGGCGGACTGGACCATGACCCTGGCCTGCGACATGCCCGAAGTGGCCCGGGCAGTGCCCCTGTTGCTGGCGGCCGCCCGGGCCGCGCCGGAAGCGGACGGACACATCGGCGTTACCCCCGAGGGCCGACGTCAGCCCCTGGTAGCCCTGTACCGCACCGAGGCGCTGCGCGCGGCCTACGCGGACCAGGACCCCACCAACCGCTCGGTACGCTCCTTCACCCATGACCTTCTCCTGCAGGAGGTCACCGTGGGCGAGGACGCCACCGCGGACGTGGACACGTGGGACGACGTGCACACCTTCCGCCTCAGCTGA
- the sufU gene encoding Fe-S cluster assembly sulfur transfer protein SufU → MLDHAKRRSGEDLADPTAENACGESHQYNPTCGDEISVRVELALASGGAEPLVERISWKGQGCSISMAAASVLAETAPGLTRAELLGLIGAFRELLRSRGTVEPDEELLGDAAAFAGVSRFAARVKCAMLGWVAAEEALGRAV, encoded by the coding sequence ATCCTCGACCACGCCAAGCGGCGGTCCGGGGAGGACCTGGCCGATCCGACCGCCGAGAATGCGTGCGGGGAGTCTCACCAGTACAACCCCACGTGCGGCGACGAGATTTCTGTCCGGGTGGAGCTCGCCCTGGCCTCCGGGGGTGCCGAGCCACTGGTCGAGCGGATCTCCTGGAAGGGGCAGGGTTGCTCGATCTCCATGGCCGCGGCCTCCGTGCTGGCCGAGACGGCACCGGGCCTGACCCGGGCCGAGCTGCTCGGGCTGATCGGGGCGTTCCGGGAGCTGCTGCGGTCGCGGGGCACCGTGGAGCCGGACGAGGAACTGCTCGGCGACGCCGCGGCCTTCGCCGGGGTCTCCCGCTTCGCGGCCCGGGTCAAGTGCGCCATGCTCGGCTGGGTCGCCGCCGAGGAAGCCCTCGGGCGGGCGGTCTAG
- a CDS encoding cupin domain-containing protein has product MQKSSLIALARHQLQIAQEAPSGRSAHTVFGGHEQVMRQTVIALRAGSALNEHNNPGEATVHVLHGRVRLLAGELEWSGSPGDLLVVPQARHGLEAVEDSVVLLSVAKRR; this is encoded by the coding sequence GTGCAGAAGTCGTCTTTGATCGCCCTGGCCCGCCATCAGCTGCAGATTGCCCAGGAGGCTCCCAGTGGGCGCAGCGCTCACACGGTGTTCGGCGGACATGAGCAGGTGATGCGTCAGACCGTCATCGCGCTGCGGGCCGGCTCCGCGTTGAACGAGCACAACAATCCCGGTGAGGCCACCGTGCACGTCCTCCACGGACGGGTGCGTCTGCTCGCCGGTGAGCTCGAGTGGAGCGGGTCCCCGGGGGATCTGCTCGTCGTTCCGCAGGCCCGTCATGGGCTGGAGGCGGTGGAGGACTCCGTGGTGCTGTTGAGTGTGGCCAAGCGCCGTTGA
- a CDS encoding helix-turn-helix domain-containing protein encodes MPEQRRIGYRWNLRKVMAERNLWKTTELIPLLRSRGINLSNAQVHRLVTATPERIPARTFAALCDILDCAPNDLFEPYLELRAAATANAPARPEDIGITPGQPIARRIHLVPEETGESS; translated from the coding sequence ATGCCTGAACAGCGACGCATCGGCTACCGCTGGAATCTGCGGAAGGTCATGGCCGAACGCAACCTGTGGAAGACCACCGAGCTCATCCCGCTGCTGCGCTCCCGCGGGATCAATCTCTCCAACGCCCAGGTGCACCGGCTGGTCACGGCCACCCCGGAACGAATCCCGGCGCGCACCTTCGCCGCGTTGTGCGACATCCTGGACTGTGCCCCCAACGACCTCTTCGAGCCCTACCTCGAGCTGCGCGCCGCCGCCACCGCCAACGCCCCGGCCCGACCCGAAGACATCGGCATCACCCCGGGCCAGCCGATCGCCCGCCGGATCCATCTGGTGCCCGAGGAGACCGGCGAGTCCTCGTGA
- a CDS encoding globin domain-containing protein — translation MLSDTAYPVVKATLPVVGENIQEIAKRFYAHMFAEHPELLDGLFNRGNQADGRQQQALAGSVAGYAGYLVNKPTELPDHLLSRIAHKHVSLGLAPEQYQIVHNHLMWAIVDVLGEAVTEEVAAAWDEVYWLMANALITQERGLYEATRLSPDTVWRTWRVVEKITETADVVTFVVERVDEREVKPSLPGQYVTCKMEMPDGVHQPRQYSLTKADDGRHRVFAVKRIRGNGTPAGEMSTLLHDQVQIGDEITLSAPFGDVVLEYTDRPVVLVSAGIGITPMAGMLSHLVAGGAQRKVLLLHADASPESFALRAQVTADLEELLDGSLAVWFEHPSPAPGPNEHAGLMDVRAVELPAQAQYYLCGPLPFMQAVRSDLIARGVPAKDIQYEVFGPDLWLADFE, via the coding sequence ATGCTGTCAGACACCGCCTACCCCGTCGTGAAGGCCACCCTGCCCGTGGTCGGGGAGAACATCCAGGAGATCGCCAAGCGCTTCTACGCGCACATGTTCGCCGAGCACCCCGAGCTGCTGGACGGGCTGTTCAACCGGGGCAACCAGGCCGACGGGCGTCAGCAGCAGGCCCTGGCCGGGTCCGTGGCCGGCTACGCCGGATACCTGGTGAACAAGCCGACCGAGCTCCCGGACCATCTGCTCTCCCGTATCGCGCACAAGCATGTCTCCCTCGGGCTGGCCCCGGAGCAGTATCAGATCGTCCACAACCACCTGATGTGGGCCATCGTCGATGTCCTCGGCGAGGCCGTCACCGAGGAGGTCGCTGCGGCCTGGGACGAGGTGTACTGGCTGATGGCCAATGCTCTGATCACCCAGGAGCGTGGCCTTTACGAGGCCACCCGCCTGTCCCCGGACACCGTTTGGCGCACCTGGCGGGTGGTCGAGAAGATCACCGAGACCGCCGATGTGGTGACCTTCGTGGTGGAGCGCGTCGATGAGCGTGAGGTCAAACCCTCGTTGCCGGGCCAGTACGTCACGTGCAAGATGGAGATGCCCGACGGTGTGCATCAACCGCGCCAGTACAGCCTCACGAAGGCCGATGATGGGCGGCATCGGGTGTTCGCGGTCAAGCGCATCCGCGGCAATGGCACCCCGGCCGGAGAGATGTCGACGCTGTTGCACGATCAGGTGCAGATCGGCGACGAGATCACCCTCTCAGCACCCTTCGGGGATGTGGTCCTGGAGTACACCGATCGGCCGGTGGTGCTGGTCAGCGCCGGGATCGGCATCACCCCGATGGCCGGGATGCTCTCCCACCTGGTGGCGGGCGGGGCCCAGCGCAAGGTGCTGTTGCTGCACGCTGATGCCTCCCCTGAGTCCTTCGCGTTGCGCGCCCAGGTCACCGCCGACCTTGAGGAGCTGCTGGACGGGTCCCTGGCCGTGTGGTTCGAACACCCCTCCCCCGCCCCGGGTCCGAACGAGCACGCGGGACTGATGGACGTGCGGGCCGTGGAGCTGCCCGCCCAGGCCCAGTACTACCTGTGCGGGCCCTTGCCGTTCATGCAAGCGGTGCGCAGCGACCTCATCGCCCGCGGAGTGCCGGCCAAGGACATTCAGTACGAGGTGTTCGGCCCCGACTTGTGGCTGGCCGATTTCGAGTAG
- a CDS encoding MoaD/ThiS family protein yields MSQNTAEHIAGSRTRATSTTVRVRYFAAARAAAGTEAETLQLPAVDGPPPTRADVEASLGQLHSQPLTGQPPLAQVLARSSFLLNGVACPEPATEIPDAAVLDVLPPFSGG; encoded by the coding sequence ATGAGTCAGAACACCGCCGAGCACATCGCTGGTAGCCGCACCCGTGCCACGAGCACCACCGTGCGGGTGCGGTACTTCGCGGCCGCGCGGGCGGCCGCCGGAACTGAGGCCGAGACCCTGCAGCTACCTGCCGTGGACGGTCCACCCCCTACTCGCGCTGACGTGGAGGCATCGCTGGGGCAACTGCATTCCCAGCCGCTCACTGGGCAGCCGCCGCTGGCGCAGGTGCTGGCCCGCTCCAGTTTCCTGCTCAACGGCGTGGCCTGCCCAGAACCTGCGACCGAGATTCCGGATGCGGCGGTCCTCGACGTCCTGCCGCCCTTCTCCGGCGGATGA